The proteins below come from a single Terriglobales bacterium genomic window:
- the rplQ gene encoding 50S ribosomal protein L17, translating to MRHRVGTWKLGRNTSHRRALLRNLVTSLILEERVETSVVRAKFMRAHVERMITLGKRGDLAARRQAAAFLMTRAAVDKLFEIAPRFGDREGGYLRIVRKGWKKGDGTETAWIELLGAEKTLEAKKEKTAERRAKRIEEARKQMEEQGEVPLADAGEDKKESK from the coding sequence ATGCGTCATCGTGTAGGAACCTGGAAACTCGGACGTAACACCTCGCACCGGCGCGCGCTGCTGCGCAACCTCGTCACCTCGCTCATCCTCGAGGAGCGCGTCGAGACCTCGGTCGTGCGCGCCAAGTTCATGCGCGCGCACGTCGAGCGCATGATCACCCTCGGCAAGCGCGGCGATCTCGCCGCTCGCCGGCAAGCGGCCGCTTTCCTCATGACCCGCGCCGCCGTCGACAAGCTCTTCGAGATCGCGCCCCGCTTCGGCGATCGCGAAGGCGGTTACCTGCGCATCGTCCGCAAGGGCTGGAAGAAGGGCGATGGCACCGAGACCGCGTGGATCGAGTTGCTCGGCGCCGAGAAGACGCTCGAAGCCAAGAAGGAAAAGACCGCCGAACGCCGCGCCAAGCGCATCGAGGAAGCCCGCAAGCAGATGGAAGAGCAGGGCGAGGTGCCTTTGGCCGACGCCGGAGAAGACAAGAAAGAATCGAAGTAG
- a CDS encoding DNA-directed RNA polymerase subunit alpha C-terminal domain-containing protein — ELELSVRSYNCLKNANIQTIGELVQKTEAEMLKTKNFGRKSLNEIKEILASMGLSLGMKIDEQGNAVPVSATAGAARMEG, encoded by the coding sequence GAGCTGGAGCTTTCCGTTCGCAGCTACAACTGCCTCAAGAACGCGAATATCCAGACCATCGGCGAGCTGGTCCAGAAGACCGAGGCCGAGATGCTCAAGACCAAGAACTTCGGCCGCAAGTCGCTCAACGAGATCAAGGAGATCCTTGCCTCGATGGGCCTCTCGCTCGGCATGAAGATCGACGAGCAGGGCAACGCCGTGCCGGTCAGCGCCACCGCCGGCGCCGCTCGCATGGAAGGATAA